GGAAAATCAAACCACACCCTTCACACCGGAAAATGTTCTTTTGTACTCCGGAACTCCGGGTAATTTTATAGTACCCCGGGGGTCTATGGGGAAAGGTCACAGGCTGTTTTTGCCGCTTTTCAGGATATAAAAGACTTATTTTTTGACTACCACAAAGAATACAGGCACTTTGCATGGGAGACCCAGAATTAAGATTCAGGATTCAAGGGATTCTGGCTTTCTAGCCTCTGAATTCTGATCTCTGTAATATTCCCATCGAGCCGGAATAGAAATCAATCCGTACCTCTCGGGAGTACCTCCGGGGATAACTTTAAATTTGTGCATTCGGTCCTGGGCGTCGAAGACTTGTTGACACTCATAATCCCAAACCGATACCAGCAACCAGTAATCACCGGGTAACAGGGGAAGCCGATCAATGATATATTCTACATATCCCCGGTCTTCCAAATACTCTATCACACGATTATCAAACCTGGTATTAGGTCCGTTGATCTGGATATTATCCTTTTCAGAAATTAATGCAAGTCCAAAAACCGGTTTTTTAATTCGCCGATGGGCGACATAGTAGATTCGCGCAATGAACGGATCATGGGTTTTGAACTGACAGGTCTCGTTTCTTTCTTTATCCAGGAAAGTAACCCGGGTAATTTCGATTTCTCCCGAACCCCATCTTTTCCCCATCTGGGGCGATGGGTCATCTCTCTGTAGTTCTCCATTGCTGGACGGACCGGTACCTTGTTTTACATCCTCTGAGCGGTCAGGTTTTTTAAGGATTTCAACGTAACGGGCAATAACTTCCCGGGTATTTCCCTGGGCTATAAGCTCTCCTTTATGTAAGAGAAGGGCCCTATCGCAGAAGGTGGAAAGGATATGGAGATCGTGGGATACCAGAATAATGGTTTTCCCCTTATTTTTAAAATCCTGGATTCGCTTAAAACACTCCTGCTGGAAAGGTAAATCTCCAACGGCCAGGATTTCATCTACCAATAAGATATCCGGATCTACATGGATCGATATGGAAAAAGCCAGGCGCATGTACATGCCGGAAGAGTAATTTTTTACAGGCTGATCAATAAAACGCTGAAGTCC
The sequence above is a segment of the Candidatus Limnocylindrales bacterium genome. Coding sequences within it:
- a CDS encoding ABC transporter ATP-binding protein gives rise to the protein MISLQGVSKKFILRHHKVSRLKEQIIDFLKGTRYISEEFWALKDITFTVDRGETVGILGENGSGKSTLLQLLAGILVPDQGKLEVKGKVAPLIELGAGFNPELTGRENIYLNGSILGFKRKEIHHKLEDIIAFSGLQRFIDQPVKNYSSGMYMRLAFSISIHVDPDILLVDEILAVGDLPFQQECFKRIQDFKNKGKTIILVSHDLHILSTFCDRALLLHKGELIAQGNTREVIARYVEILKKPDRSEDVKQGTGPSSNGELQRDDPSPQMGKRWGSGEIEITRVTFLDKERNETCQFKTHDPFIARIYYVAHRRIKKPVFGLALISEKDNIQINGPNTRFDNRVIEYLEDRGYVEYIIDRLPLLPGDYWLLVSVWDYECQQVFDAQDRMHKFKVIPGGTPERYGLISIPARWEYYRDQNSEARKPESLES